A portion of the Betaproteobacteria bacterium genome contains these proteins:
- a CDS encoding helix-turn-helix domain-containing protein has protein sequence MPNIAAVLKQEIARVARRETRSQIDMLRKTSAQQRRGIAALKRSIASLQRQVGSLAGTIGRSAAAAPDDGSEQRVRFSSKGIRSLRHRLGLSAGEFARLVDVSAQSIYNWEHQVTRPRAAQVKALAELRGLGKREVASRLQSLDEGSAAKRRGASASAK, from the coding sequence ATGCCCAATATCGCTGCCGTACTGAAACAGGAAATCGCCCGCGTCGCGCGGCGAGAAACCCGCAGCCAGATCGACATGCTGCGAAAGACCTCCGCTCAACAGCGTCGCGGAATCGCGGCGTTGAAGCGCAGCATCGCTTCGCTGCAGCGCCAGGTCGGCTCGCTCGCCGGGACGATCGGCAGATCCGCAGCCGCCGCGCCTGACGATGGGTCGGAGCAGCGGGTTCGCTTCTCGTCCAAGGGCATCCGCTCGCTGCGCCACCGGCTGGGCCTGTCGGCAGGCGAGTTCGCTCGCCTGGTGGACGTGAGCGCGCAGTCGATCTACAACTGGGAGCACCAGGTGACCCGACCGCGCGCGGCGCAAGTGAAAGCATTGGCCGAGTTGCGCGGGCTGGGCAAGCGAGAGGTCGCTTCTCGCCTGCAGTCGCTCGACGAGGGTAGCGCGGCGAAGAGACGCGGCGCTTCGGCCTCCGCGAAGTAG